The DNA window AATCCAGGGTGAGCCAGCCAACGTAGAAGAGCATGCACACGACCGCGACGATCGCGAAGGTGATCACGCCGTCGTACAGGGTCATTGATGGCGGATGGACGGCGAACGCAGCCGGGAGTTTTGCGGTGGACATTAGCGGCGGTCGCAGTCGCCGGGATTCATGCCAGAGGAGTGGGTCTTCGTTATCACGCCGGTGGAAGTTTCTGTCGACGCCACGATTTGATCGCGATCCGCCGGCGTCAGCAGTTCGACCGTGTGCCCATCCAGATCTTTCATGACCGCGCGACGTCCCCATTCGGAATCCGTCGGCGGGGAAAGTAGCGTCCCGCCGACAGCAAGCAGCATCTCGACGACGGAATCCACCTCATCGACGGAAAACCCGATCCGCGTGGAAGTCGTCGGCGGATGTTTCCCGCGCGGATAGATCTCAAACACAAATCCATTGACGGCGGAAGTATAGTGCAAGGGACCCGAGCCGTGGCGGTGTTCGGTAAAGAGCAAGCCCATCGCCTGGTAAAACGTCGCCGCACGGTCGATGTCAGGCGACCGGATGACCGTCAGGTTCATCATGGGAGGTGCAGCATACATTCAGTCAGGTCCATGCCAGAGGAATCTGCGACGAAATGGGAGCAGTGCGAGCGCTGTCAAGTCGCCTCCGACTCCAGGCCGCGCCGCTTATTATGCAGCACGCCCGAGGCAGGAGGCAACGTGGCGGTTCCCAAAAGGGGCGAACGCAAGCGATCCCGGGCCGACAACTGGCGGCGCCTTGCGTCTTTGGCGACCTTTCGGTGGCCGTGCGAATGGCGGCGGCGGGCCACGTGTTGCTAAGGGGCGGCAGAGTGGGTGATAATGACCCGGGGCGTTTCTCGACTCACCGTTGTTTCGCTGGGGTATTTGATGGCAGACACGTTTGATCCCTACTATCGCTGGCTAGCGATTCCGCCGGGCGAACAGCCGCCGCATCATTATCGGCTGTTAAGCGTGCAGCTGTTCGAAACCGAGCCGGATGTGATCTCGACCGCAGCCGATCGGCAGATGATGCACGTTCGAAGTTTCCAGAACGGCAAACAGGCCCAGTTCTCCCAGCGGATCCTCAACGAGATTTCGGCCGCACGGATTGTACTGCTCGACCCCGAGAAGAAAGTCGCCTACGACCGACAGCTGCAGGCCGCCCTGGCGAACCGCGGAACGGCGCCCGCCCCCACACGGGAATCGCCGGTGGCTGCGTCGCCGCCGTCGCCAGTCGCGTCGCAGCCGATCGCTCCCGTTGTGCGTCCCGCTCCCCGACCGGTTCGCAAGACGAACTTGCTGCTGCCGCTCATCGCCGGCGGCGTTGTCGGGGTGGCGGTCTTGCTGGGCATCGGCTGGCTGGTGATGCAAGGGAGAACGTCGTCCCCGGCAGATCCCCTGGCGGCCAAAGGCATGCCAGAAACGCCCGTCACGACGCTCGACAGCAACACGCCGAAGCCTGGCGACGTACCGGCAAAACCTGCCACGGAGACGTCGCCCGGCAATCGTCCGCCGGAGACTCCTCCCGTCGACCCGCCGCCACGGCCAGTTCCTGCATCGTCCGATCCGGCTCCCTCGCCGCCTGACGAATCGCCCGGGAAGCAGCCAGAACCCGTCGCTTCGCCAGTCGCGCCGAGCGATCCTCCAGCCGCTCCCCAGGAACCGCCGGTCGTCAAGCCCGCACCTGCAAAACCGGAACCCCCGGCCCGCTTGCCGGTGCCAGCGATCGGACTGCGCGACCAGAAGCGAGCGGAGATTGTGGAGATCTTCTCGCCCGGCAAGGCCGGCACCGTCGAAGCGAAAGCGGCGCTGGCAGGGCAGTTGCTGGAGACTGCCCGCGAGACGACCAACGATCCGGCAGCCCTGTTTGTGCTGTTGAATCTGGCCCGCGAACAGGCGGTGCTGGCAGGCAATATCGACCTGTCCTTTGCGGCGATCGATATGCTGGCGGCCAACTTCGCCTTTGATACCGACACGGTCCGCGTGCTCTCCCTGGAGGAGTCCGCCAAGGCCAGCATTCCGTCGGACCAGAAACGGCCGATTGTCGAGCGGGGCCAGGAAATGGTCGATCGCTTTGTGGACGAGAACCAATTCGCCAAGGCAGACGCCCTGGCGGAGCGTTTGCTGGCCATGGCTCGTCCGCTGCGTGATACGCCGCTGCTCAAGGCAGTCGCTGAACAGCGCAAAGCGGTTGCCGAAGCAGGGGCCGCTTTTGCGAAAGTGCAAGGCTCCTGGCAGACGCTTGAGCAGTCGCCCGACGATCCGGCCGCCAATCTGGCCGTCGGGCGTTACCTGGCCTTCGACCGGCAGGACTGGAAGACGGCCCTCACACACCTGGCTGCCGGTAGTGATCCGCGGCTGGCCGCAGCAGCCCAGTCGGAACTGGCCCGACCGGATTCGACCGAGGAAAGCGAACAGCTGGCTGCCGCCTGGTGGGATGCGGCCGAAGCCGAGCCCGACCCTCAGGTCCGGGATCTGCTCCGCGCTCGCAGCGGCGTCTGGTACCAGCGAATTGTCGGCGAGCTGGAGGGGTTGGCGAAAGCCACGGCCAGACAGCGGCTCAGCGAAACAGCCGACCTGCCCGTGGTGCTGTCGGAAACAAGCGACACGGCTGGCGGACCGACGATCGACGTACGGTCGTACAGCGCGCTGCGACGGGTGACTCCGGCCGTGATGCACATCATGAACAGCAGCAACGAAGCGGCCGTCTGTATCAATGGCAAGCCGGTCGCCGCCGCGGGTTTCAAGGCGAGCCAGTTCCCCTGCCGCGTGCAACTGGGCGATGTGATCACCGCCAAACTAACGCCAGTGGCCCATTCGCCCTCGTTCTCGATGGTGCTGCAGCTGGCCAGCGGTCACGTGATTGCGCCGACCAATCACCAGACCTGGTTCCAGTACTCACCCGCCCAACCGGCCCGCTGGTGGGAACTTCCCGACAACCCTCCCCGTACGCCTGTCAAACGCGCGAATCTGCATGCCCGCCCGCCGCAGGCGGTCGGCACCGGCTGCGACACGATCTGGGGAGATTACGTCTACCATGTCATCGAGGAAAGCGACCTGTACAAACCCGCAAAACCGATCGCCCAGCGGAAGAAAGAGCCAGGTGCAGTTGCCGGCGTGCTGCATGCGACAACCCGGCAGAACCTCGCCAGCATCTATATCAACGATTGGTTTGTGAGCTACACCGAAGGGATGGATGCGGACCGGTTGACCGAGACGCCCGTTCTGCTGGCGCCGGGCGATGTGATCCTCGTCAAGGCGGCCGTCGGAGCGCATGGCCCTTCGTTTGCCGCCATGTTCCGGTCGGCCGACGGCAAGCATGCTATCGTCACCAAACAGGAGAGCTGGAAGCAGTTCCATCCGACCGACAAGAACCACTGGTGGCGTCAGCCCGAGCTGACAGAAGAGC is part of the Lignipirellula cremea genome and encodes:
- a CDS encoding VOC family protein, with product MYAAPPMMNLTVIRSPDIDRAATFYQAMGLLFTEHRHGSGPLHYTSAVNGFVFEIYPRGKHPPTTSTRIGFSVDEVDSVVEMLLAVGGTLLSPPTDSEWGRRAVMKDLDGHTVELLTPADRDQIVASTETSTGVITKTHSSGMNPGDCDRR